A genomic window from Chloroflexota bacterium includes:
- a CDS encoding ABC transporter ATP-binding protein has translation MTTQPLLDIRDLYLDIKTFDGTSHVLNGVNLTLRRGVVMGLVGETGCGKTLTGLSISRLVATPPGNYPRGEIWFDGQNVMRLPESEMRKLRGRRIAMIFQDPATNLNPVFKISEQMIDVALHIVEQSGDTSLLGKYASAGGRRQAARTRAIELLEHVGIEDAARRIDGYPHEFSGGMRQRVLIAMALLGQPQLLIADEPTTALDVSVQAQILRLFYGLVKEFHLSVLLITHNLGVVAQLCDEVAVMYAGNIVESGTARRVFKHPSHPYTQGLLRSIPTPQTMRGELLGVPGNIPNLIHPPPGCRFEPRCPHAMPVCRTAFPATTSLETAHQVACYLYPKK, from the coding sequence ATGACCACCCAACCACTTCTCGACATTCGCGATCTCTATCTCGACATCAAAACGTTCGACGGCACATCACATGTGCTCAACGGCGTCAACCTCACGCTGCGGCGCGGCGTCGTCATGGGCTTGGTCGGCGAGACCGGGTGCGGCAAGACGCTCACCGGCTTGTCTATCTCGCGCCTTGTCGCCACGCCACCGGGCAATTATCCACGCGGGGAAATCTGGTTCGATGGGCAAAACGTGATGCGTCTCCCCGAATCGGAAATGCGGAAATTGCGCGGACGCCGCATCGCGATGATTTTCCAAGACCCGGCGACGAACCTCAACCCGGTTTTCAAAATCAGCGAGCAGATGATTGACGTCGCGCTGCACATCGTCGAGCAATCCGGCGACACGAGTTTGCTCGGCAAGTACGCTTCGGCAGGCGGACGCCGGCAAGCGGCGCGTACACGCGCGATTGAATTGCTCGAACACGTTGGCATTGAAGACGCCGCGCGGCGCATTGATGGTTATCCGCACGAGTTCAGCGGAGGGATGCGGCAACGCGTGTTGATCGCGATGGCGCTCCTGGGTCAGCCGCAACTGCTCATCGCGGACGAGCCGACGACCGCGCTCGACGTGTCGGTGCAAGCGCAAATTCTGCGACTGTTCTACGGGCTGGTCAAAGAGTTTCACCTGAGCGTTTTGCTCATCACGCACAACCTGGGTGTTGTCGCGCAGTTGTGCGACGAGGTCGCGGTGATGTACGCCGGCAATATTGTCGAGAGCGGCACGGCGCGGCGCGTGTTCAAGCATCCGAGCCATCCGTACACGCAAGGACTGTTGCGCTCAATTCCAACGCCCCAGACTATGCGCGGTGAACTCCTGGGTGTGCCGGGCAATATCCCAAATCTAATTCATCCGCCGCCGGGTTGTCGCTTTGAACCGCGCTGTCCGCACGCGATGCCCGTGTGCCGCACCGCGTTCCCGGCAACAACATCGCTTGAAACCGCTCATCAAGTCGCGTGCTATTTATATCCAAAAAAATAG